A single genomic interval of Juglans regia cultivar Chandler chromosome 1, Walnut 2.0, whole genome shotgun sequence harbors:
- the LOC108995639 gene encoding protein SRG1-like: protein MAESVQELLINGEELPEKYIHKDGDGGVLDVPLMEVPVVDLSLLASSLTSREELEKLRSALSSWGCFQAINHGITSSFLDKVREVTKQFFALPVGEKQKYSREVDEIEGYGNDMILSAQQILDWSDRLYLTVNPEDQRRLKFWPEIPQDFRDLLHDYTFKIKMINEVVLKAMARSLNLEDNCFLDQYGKRPTMTARFNYYPKCPRPDLVLGVKPHADGSAITILLQDKEVEGLQFQKDNQWNKVPIIPEALLINVGDQVEIMSNGIFESPVHRVVTNSERERISLAVFCIPEPEKEIQPVDGLVNKSRPRLYKKVKNYVDIYFQNYQQGKRPIDAAKI from the exons ATGGCCGAATCTGTCCAAGAACTGCTCATTAATGGCGAAGAACTTCCAGAGAAATATATTCACAAGGATGGTGACGGTGGAGTCTTGGATGTTCCATTGATGGAGGTTCCTGTTGTCGATCTTAGCCTGCTCGCTTCTTCGTTAACCAGCAGAGAGGAGCTGGAGAAACTTCGATCCGCTCTAAGCTCTTGGGGCTGCTTTCAG GCAATAAACCATGGTATAACAAGTTCATTCCTAGACAAAGTTCGTGAAGTGACGAAACAATTTTTCGCACTTCCAGTGGGAGAGAAGCAAAAATACTCCAGAGAAGTTGATGAAATTGAAGGGTATGGAAATGACATGATCCTTTCAGCACAACAAATACTCGATTGGTCTGACCGCTTGTATCTTACTGTAAATCCAGAAGACCAGCGAAGGCTGAAGTTTTGGCCTGAAATTCCTCAAGATTTTAG GGACCTTCTTCATGATTATACCTTcaagataaaaatgattaatgaagtaGTGCTTAAGGCCATGGCTAGGTCGCTGAACTTAGAGGATAACTGCTTTTTGGACCAATATGGAAAACGACCAACAATGACTGCAAGATTTAACTACTACCCAAAATGTCCAAGGCCAGATCTCGTTCTAGGTGTCAAACCACATGCAGATGGATCGGCAATCACTATTCTCTTGCAAGACAAAGAAGTGGAAGGTCTTCAATTCCAGAAAGATAATCAATGGAATAAAGTTCCAATCATTCCTGAAGCTCTTCTCATTAATGTTGGTGATCAAGTAGAG ATAATGAGTAATGGAATATTCGAGAGCCCAGTACATAGGGTGGTGACAAACTCGGAAAGGGAGAGGATTTCTTTGGCTGTTTTCTGTATTCCAGAACCAGAAAAAGAGATTCAACCGGTTGATGGGCTGGTCAACAAGTCACGGCCAAGATTAtacaagaaagtaaaaaattatgtagatATCTACTTCCAGAACTACCAGCAAGGTAAGAGGCCAATTGATGCagccaaaatttaa
- the LOC108995635 gene encoding protein SRG1-like — protein sequence MALSSVNEAIALMSKSVEEMSIKGEEPPLEFIVKDSTFGSIESSVSLVSIPIINISLFSSPSSSHLDPKQVEDELDKLRSALSSAGFFQAIGHGISSSFLDKVRVVTKQFFALPMEEKQKYARAENEGEGYGYDVVVSEKQVLDWSYRLALNVFPEDQRRLELWPQNPTHFGEIFHEYGTRIKSVMELLYKAMAKSLKLEEDSFSKQFGDRALMQTRFNYYPPCSRPDQVLGLKPHTDKSGITVLLQDGEVEGLQVFIEDRWVRIPSIPDALLVNLGDQMQIMSNGIFKSPVHRVVTNSEKMRVSVATLSEPEPEREIGPVDCLIDDKKPRLYRNVKNYGAINYECYQEGKIALETVKI from the exons ATGGCTCTCTCTTCTGTTAATGAAGCGATTGCACTCATGTCCAAGAGTGTTGAAGAAATGTCGATCAAGGGCGAAGAACCCCCTCTCGAGTTCATCGTTAAAGATTCCACCTTTGGATCTATTGAGTCTTCTGTATCCTTGGTTTCCATTCCCATCATCAATATCAGCCTCTTCTCTTCCCCATCTTCATCACATCTTGATCCCAAACAAGTTGAGGATGAACTTGACAAACTCAGATCAGCTCTGAGCTCTGCGGGATTCTTCCAg GCAATTGGTCATGGGATTTCAAGTTCATTTCTTGACAAAGTACGCGTAGTTACAAAACAATTCTTCGCTCTACCAATGGAAGAAAAGCAAAAGTACGCCCGAGCAGAGAACGAGGGTGAAGGGTATGGATATGATGTTGTAGTGTCAGAAAAGCAAGTTCTTGACTGGTCCTATCGCCTTGCTCTTAATGTATTTCCAGAAGACCAAAGAAGGCTTGAGCTTTGGCCCCAAAACCCAACTCACTTTGG AGAGATCTTTCATGAATATGGAACAAGGATAAAGTCTGTGATGGAGCTTCTGTACAAGGCCATGGCAAAGTCATTGAAGTTGGAAGAGGATAGCTTCTCAAAACAATTTGGAGACCGTGCATTGATGCAAACCAGGTTTAACTACTATCCACCTTGTTCCAGACCCGATCAGGTTCTTGGCCTCAAACCTCATACAGATAAGTCAGGAATTACAGTGCTCTTGCAAGATGGAGAAGTAGAAGGTCTTCAAGTTTTCATAGAAGACAGATGGGTTAGAATCCCTTCAATCCCCGATGCTCTTCTTGTGAACCTTGGTGATCAAATGCAG ATAATGAGCAACGGGATATTCAAGAGTCCAGTGCACAGGGTTGTGACCAACTCAGAGAAGATGAGAGTATCAGTGGCAACGCTCAGTGAGCCAGAGCCAGAGCGAGAGATTGGACCTGTGGATTGCTTGATAGACGACAAGAAGCCGAGGTTGTATAGAAATGTGAAGAACTATGGAGCTATAAACTATGAGTGTTATCAGGAAGGGAAGATAGCTCTTGAAACAGTGAAGATTTAA
- the LOC108995634 gene encoding arogenate dehydrogenase 1, chloroplastic-like produces the protein MLSLNPLHQLHAAPLLPSTQPKASPRFCPLRHSITSNNHAAIFSLRHRRELCVRAFDTPQPFDYEFKLAAHHAHLHSCQHLKIAIIGFGNFGQFLATTLVRQGHTVLAHSRSDYSDAAKSLGVSFFSDPHDLCEEHPEVILLCTSVISTEWVVSSLPLQRLKRSTLFVDVLSVKEFPRDILLELLPSDFDVICSHPMFGPQSARHNWNGRAFVYEKVRIGNEESRISRCEKFLDIFAREGCRMVEMCCEEHDKHAAGSQFITHTVGRVLELFNLESTAINTKGYEALLDLVENTAEDSFDLYYALFIYNKSALEMLERLDLAFGALRNELFGRLHNVVRKQLFEKVQDSYAWPGNGAALSSSALVVRSQDAQPYEYKGQISERFDDNLKLKIAIVGFGNFGQFLAKTIVRQGHTVLAYSRSDYSDRAKKLGVSYFSDADDLCEEHPEVILLCTSILSAEKVLKSLPLQRLKRSTLFVDVLSVKEFPRSLFLQNLPPYFDVLCTHPMFGPESGKNGWNDLSFVYDRVRIGSQESRVSRCDQFLDIFAREGCRMVEMSCAEHDWHASGSQFITHTMGRVLEKLGLESTPINTKGYETLLSLVENTAGDSFDLYYGLFMYNVNAMEQLERLDHSFELLKKQLFGRLHGVLRKQLFGNAEKLQISWERQVLPQVSQSSAALASSLETVQNN, from the exons ATGCTCTCTCTCAACCCTTTACACCAGCTGCATGCAGCACCTTTATTACCCTCAACACAGCCCAAAGCTTCTCCCCGTTTCTGCCCTCTGCGCCACTCTATCACTTCCAACAACCACGCTGCCATCTTCTCTCTTCGCCATCGCCGAGAACTCTGCGTGCGAGCCTTCGACACTCCTCAGCCGTTTGACTATGAATTCAAGCTCGCCGCTCATCATGCTCATCTCCACTCCTGCCAGCATCTCAAGATTGCCATCATTGGCTTCGGAAACTTCGGGCAGTTCCTGGCAACCACCCTCGTCCGCCAAGGCCACACCGTACTCGCCCACTCTCGCTCTGACTACTCCGACGCCGCCAAGTCCCTCGGCGTTTCCTTCTTTTCCGACCCCCACGACCTTTGTGAAGAACACCCAGAAGTCATTCTGCTCTGTACGTCTGTAATCTCCACCGAATGGGTCGTCAGCTCCCTCCCTCTCCAGCGACTCAAGCGTAGCACCTTGTTCGTCGACGTTCTTTCTGTCAAGGAGTTTCCCAGAGACATACTTCTCGAACTTTTGCCCTCCGATTTCGATGTGATTTGCTCTCACCCAATGTTCGGACCCCAAAGCGCTAGACACAACTGGAACGGACGTGCCTTTGTTTACGAAAAGGTTCGAATTGGCAATGAAGAATCGAGGATTTCGCGGTGCGAGAAGTTCCTTGATATTTTCGCGAGAGAAGGGTGTAGAATGGTGGAGATGTGCTGCGAGGAGCACGACAAGCACGCGGCGGGGTCGCAGTTTATTACCCATACGGTTGGGAGGGTCTTGGAGCTGTTCAACTTGGAGTCCACGGCTATTAATACCAAGGGGTATGAGGCCTTGTTGGATTTGGTTGAGAACACGGCCGAGGACAGCTTTGATTTGTATTACGCGCTATTCATATACAATAAGAGCGCTTTGGAGATGTTGGAGAGGTTGGATTTGGCTTTCGGGGCGTTGAGGAATGAACTCTTCGGCCGGTTGCATAATGTGGTGAGGAAACAATTGTTTGAGAAGGTGCAGGACAGTTACGCTTGGCCTGGAAATGGTGCTGCATTGTCTTCTTCTGCATTGGTTGTGAG GTCTCAGGATGCTCAACCATACGAGTACAAAGGGCAGATCTCTGAGCGCTTTGATGACAACTTGAAACTAAAAATTGCAATAGTTGGATTTGGAAACTTTGGTCAGTTCCTTGCAAAGACCATTGTACGCCAAGGGCACACGGTTTTGGCGTATTCTAGATCGGACTACTCTGATAGAGCTAAAAAATTAGGGGTTTCTTACTTCTCTGATGCAGATGATCTTTGTGAAGAGCATCCAGAAGTGATTCTTCTTTGTACTTCCATTCTTTCTGCTGAGAAAGTTCTGAAGTCATTGCCGCTTCAAAGATTGAAAAGGAGTACTCTGTTTGTGGATGTACTTTCTGTGAAAGAATTTCCAAGAAGTTTGTTTCTTCAAAATCTGCCACCATATTTTGATGTTCTCTGCACACATCCTATGTTTGGACCCGAGAGTGGTAAAAATGGGTGGAATgatctttcttttgtttatgaTAGGGTTAGGATTGGAAGTCAGGAATCAAGAGTATCGCGGTGCGACCAGTTTCTTGATATTTTTGCACGAGAAGGGTGCCGAATGGTGGAAATGTCTTGTGCAGAGCATGATTGGCATGCGTCAGGGTCACAGTTCATCACTCACACAATGGGAAGGGTTTTGGAAAAGTTAGGGTTGGAGTCAACACCAATTAACACAAAGGGTTACGAGACACTGTTGAGTTTGGTGGAGAATACTGCAGGGGATAGCTTTGACCTTTACTATGGCTTGTTCATGTACAATGTAAATGCGATGGAACAGCTAGAGAGGTTGGACCAttcttttgaattgttgaaGAAGCAGCTCTTTGGGCGGTTACATGGTGTTCTTCGGAAGCAACTGTTTGGGAATGCAGAGAAGCTCCAAATTTCGTGGGAAAGACAAGTGTTGCCACAAGTATCTCAAAGCAGTGCCGCATTGGCATCTTCTTTGGAGACTGTCCAAAACAATTGA
- the LOC108995636 gene encoding protein SRG1-like, with product MAGQQSMAQALPSVEEMSIKGDEPPPEYIVKDSTFGSIESSPSLGSIPIINIGLFSSLSPSHDHHPKQVEDELQKLRSALSSGGCFQAIGHGISSSFLDKVREVAKQFFALPAEEKHKYSRAVNESEGYGNDVVVSEKQVLDWSYRLTLRVFPEDLRKLHLWPQNPTDFGEMLHEYGTRTKSVIDLLFKAMAKSLKLEEDSFSKQFGDRVLMQTRFNFYPPCSRPDQVLGVKPHTDRSGITVLLQDGEVEGLQVFMEDRWVRVPIIPDALLVNLGDQMQIMSNGIFKSPMHRVVTNTEKMRLSVATFSEPEPHREIGPVDLLIDEKRPRLYRNVKNYGAINYECFQKGTVALETVRV from the exons ATGGCCGGACAGCAGAGCATGGCTCAGGCTCTCCCTTCTGTTGAAGAAATGTCGATCAAGGGCGATGAACCTCCACCTGAGTACATCGTTAAAGATTCCACCTTTGGATCTATCGAGTCTTCTCCCTCTTTGGGTTCCATTCCCATTATCAATATCGGTCTCTTCTCTTCCCTATCTCCATCACATGATCATCATCCTAAACAAGTTGAGGATGAACTTCAGAAACTAAGATCTGCTCTAAGCTCAGGAGGATGCTTccag GCAATAGGTCACGGGATTTCAAGTTCATTTCTTGACAAGGTACGTGAAGTTGCAAAGCAATTCTTCGCTCTACCGGCAGAAGAGAAGCACAAGTACTCTCGAGCAGTCAATGAGTCTGAAGGCTATGGAAACGATGTTGTTGTGTCAGAAAAGCAAGTTCTTGACTGGTCCTATCGCCTTACTCTCAGGGTGTTTCCTGAAGACCTAAGAAAGCTTCATCTTTGGCCCCAAAATCCAACTGACTTTGG AGAGATGTTACATGAATATGGAACAAGGACAAAGTCTGTGATCGATCTTCTGTTCAAGGCCATGGCAAAGTCACTGAAGTTGGAAGAGGATAGCTTCTCGAAACAATTTGGAGACCGCGTACTGATGCAAACCAGGTTCAACTTCTATCCACCTTGCTCCAGACCCGATCAGGTTCTTGGCGTCAAACCTCATACAGATAGGTCAGGAATTACAGTTCTCTTGCAAGATGGAGAAGTAGAAGGTCTTCAAGTTTTCATGGAAGACAGATGGGTTAGAGTTCCTATAATTCCCGATGCTCTTCTTGTGAACCTCGGTGATCAAATGCag ATAATGAGCAACGGGATATTCAAGAGTCCGATGCACAGGGTGGTGACCAACACAGAAAAGATGAGATTATCAGTGGCAACATTCAGTGAGCCAGAGCCACATAGAGAGATTGGCCCCGTGGACCTCCTAATAGACGAGAAGAGGCCGAGGTTGTATAGAAATGTGAAGAATTATGGTGCTATCAACTACGAGTGCTTTCAAAAAGGGACGGTTGCTCTTGAAACTGTAAGAGTTTAA